Within Stigmatella aurantiaca, the genomic segment CCGGCCGATCCGGCCGTCTTCGATTTCGCCCGAGATGCCCATGGCGGTGGGGTTCTCACAGAAGTTCTTCAGCTGCGGGGTGATGGTGCCGCACATGGGGTTGGTCCCCGCCAGCGCCTCGCGGCAGCTGCACCGGCCCGTGAAGGGGCCCGGAGGGATGTTGCAGGTGGCCTGCAGGGCTTCGGGCGTCAGGTCCGGCACCCCGCACCGCTGCAGATCATCGGGCTTGCTCAGCAGCCCGCCGCAGGTGCAGCTGCCCACCTCTTTCTGCAGGGCGCTCTTGAAGTCCTGGGCCTGGCCGCAGAAGGAGCGGACCTGCTCGCTGACCGTCCACTGGCCATCGATCAGGGTGCCGCAGCGCTCGCCCGTCTTGGACGTCTCCCGGCCCTCGTTGATGTCCTCGCAGGTGCAGAAGCCCTGCATGTAGCCGATGAGCGAGTCGCGCAGGGAGATGCCCGTCTCGATGCGGGTGGTGTTGCTCTTGAGCACCCGGAAGCCCGAGCCGCCCTTGGCGATGTAGTCGTTGACGGCGATGCGGTAGGTGCCTCGGGGGTCCAGCGGCTTGCCGTTGATCTGGATGTCGGTGGCGGGGTTGGCCCAGCACCGGCCCTGGTTCTGATCCGCCAGGCACTGCCAGGGGGCATGGCCCGCCCGGTCCGTCTGGGGACACCATTTGGCGGCCCCCCCATCATCGGGATTGCAGGGAATGCTCAGGGCATTGAGCTGGGCCTGGGCACAGTCCATGGTGAAGCGGGCGCCGGAGACCTGGGCCTGGCTGACACAGCCGCGCTCCGCGGAGCGCTCGGTGACGAAGTCGAACAGCTCCTGCATCTCCACGCCGGACAGGTACATGATGTTGATGGTGTTCTCGAAGGGGAACACGTTGAACATCGCCTCCTGGGTGATGACGCCCGCGTAGAGGTTGTCGCGGATGCCCAGCGAGTTGGTGAGGGCCATCTCCGCCTCCACCCGGCGGCGCTTGCGCATGGAGTCGGCGGTGAGGTTGCCCAGCGGGGAGTCGCCGCCCGTGGAGTTGTTGCGGCGCGCCACATCGCTCGGCGCGTAGGAGAAGATGGACGTGAGCTGGAGGTTGGTGTCCATGCCCAGGATGTAGGACTGCATCAGCCCCGTGGTCCAACGGTCCTCCAGGTTCTGGCACTCCTCGATGGCGGCACGCACCCGGGGGTTGGTGGCGAACTGGCCCGGGTTCCAGAAGCTGTCCTGGTAGTAGGCGCGCATGGCGTCGTTGCACCACAGCGCGTCGAGCGGCATGGCGCGGTAGTCGTGGCTCACCAGCTCCGCGCCATCCAGCGACGGCTCCTGTGGCACCTTCACCACCAGATCCAACCGGCCCACGTACTTGGCGAACGCGCCCGAGTGGGACAGCAGCACCTTGCGGCCGCTCGGGTCGATAACGCTCTGCGGCGGGTTGAGCACCACGTGGAGGTGGCCGCCCATGATGACATCGATGCCGCTCACGCCGGGGATCTGCACCCGGACCACGGACTTGAGGTTGCCCTCCTCGCCGCGCCACTCGAGGATCTTCCAGGGGTTGTTCTCGCGCAGGATGAAGGGCCGGGCCGCCTCGTACTCGTAGTAGCCCTCGTAGCCGAGCACCAGGTCCTGGTCCTCGGTGAGGCCCAGGTGGCTGACGACGACGACCAGATCCGTCACCGGGCGCAGCAGGTCCACGTAGGCGCGCGCCGCCTCGTTCTGCTCCAGCGGGGTGGCCTGCAGCGAGTTGCCACCCTCGACGATGGAGTTGAGCGAGGAGATGTTGGCCATGCCGATGATGCCCACCCGCAGGCCTTTGATGCTTCGGATGGTGTAGGGCATGGTGACGGCCGAGGCGCCGTTGTTGCCGCTCTCGCGGGCGTCGTTCCAGAAGTAGTTGGCCGACAGCAGCGGGAACACGGCGTGGTCGCGCGCCTTCTGGACGAAGTTGGGGGCGCCCGCGTCGAACTCATGGTTGCCCACCACCGCCGCGTCCAGCCCCACACCGGACAAGAAGCGGAACTCCGCCTCGCCCTTGTTGGTGTTGAAGATGGGCGCGCCCTGGAAGCAGTCGCCTGAGTCCAGGTGGATGACGCGCTCACCGCGCTGGCGCTCGCGCTTGAGCAGCGCGGCCATGCGGGTCGCACCGCCGAAGGGGCCTGCCTCGGGGATGAGCCCCAGGTCCGTATCCGTCTTCAGCGGGGCGAAGTCGTACGGGATGAGCCGCGAGTGAATATCGGAGGTGTGAAGAATGGAGAGACGAACCTCTTGTCCCGCCAGGTTGTACTCCTCGCCATCCATCAACGGCATGCACGAGGCGGAGACCAGGAGACAAGAGAGGCCGAGCAAGGCACAGCGCATCAGTGGGTCCGAACGCTTGTCGAGGGGGGTGACGCGGGAGACGGCGCAAGGTACGAAATCAAACGGATTCGGGCAAGCAACGCCCCGATGACGGTTTTTCGCTCACGGAGCAGGCATGCGGTCAAACAACACGTCTGTCACTGATATCGAGATCATCGAGGATTTCTCGCCTACCGCGAGATGCGACGAGGGCTTTCTGCGGGTGAGGCGCTTGCGCTGCCAGAACCGGCGCGCGGATGGCTCGGCCTCCAAGGTGTACCGGGTGGATGTGGTGGACCGGCCCCGCCTGGACGCGGTGGCGGTGCTCGTCTACCGGCGCGGTGAAACAGGGCTGGAGGTGCTCACGCGGATGAACCTCCGGCCCGCGGCGTTCTTCCGCAAGGGCAAGGACATGGCGCTGCCGGACGGGCGCAGCTACCTGCGCGTGGAGGAGATCGTCGCGGGGCTGCTGGAACTGGAGGACAAGGGCGAGGAGGGGCTGCGGCACCGCGCGGCGGAGGAGGTGCGCGAGGAGGCGGGCTACGTGGTGTCGCCCGAGGAGATCCGCTTGCTGGGCGCGGGGTTCTTCGTGGCCCCGGGCATCCTGTCGGAGAAGGTGTTTCCGGCGGCGGTGGATGTGACGGGCAAGCAGCCACAGACACCGGAAGGAGATGGCTCGCCCCTGGAAGAGGGGACGGAGCTGCGCTGGCACCCCATCGAGGCGTTGCTCGCGGCGTGCCGGCGCGGCGAGGTGCCGGATGCGAAGACGGAGATCGCCATCACCCGGTTGCTGGCCGGGCAGCCGTAGCGCCGCCGCGGGTTGGCCAGCACGGGGGGACCGGATAGGGTGCGCGGCGGTTCCCTTCCGGCCCTGAGGTCCCCCGCATGTCGTCAATGCCCGAGTGGCTGCAAAAGCTGCTGCCCATTCTCATCCTGCTCGCGGCGATTGGCCTGGTCTTCGCGCGGCTGCCCAAGGTGGAACTGGGACACTCCGAGGCCTTCAAGCGCCGCCGGTTCTTCAACTGGTTCCCGCTGGGGATGACGTACGCGTTCCTGTACATGGGGCGCTACAACGTGAACATCGCCACCAGCGCGATGGGCAACCGGACGACGAACGCGGACTTCGGCACCATCTTCTTCTGGGGCACCATCGTCTACGGCGTCGCGTTCCTGCTCAACGGTCCGCTGACGGACCGGCTGGGCGGCCGCAAGACAATCCTCCTGTCCGCGGCCGGCTCCTCGGTCTGCAACGTGTTGATGGGCGCGGTGGTCTACGCGGTGTTGACCCAGGACTGGCAGCCGCCCGGGGGGCTCGTGGCGGTGCTGTCGGTCCTCTACGCGGCCAACATGTACTTCCAGAGCTTCGGGGCCGTCTCCATCGTCAAGGTGAACGCGGCCTGGTTCCACGTCCGCGAGCGCGGGCTGCTGGGCGGCGTGTTCGGCATCCTCATCTCGCTGGGCGTCTACTTCGCGTATGACTGGAGCGCGCTGATCGTCAAGGCGGCGCCCACCTACTGGGTGTTCTTCGTCCCGGCCGCCATCCTGCTGGCCTTCGTGGTGCTGGACTACTTCGTCATCCGGGACACGCCGGGGGACACGGGCCACCCGGACTTTGACACCGCGGATGCCTCCTCGGGGGACACGGGCCCCCGGCTGGGATTGAAGGCCGTGGTGTCGCGGATGCTCCGCAACCCCACCATTGTCGTCATCCTGCTCATCGAGTTCTGCAGCGGCTACATGCGCAACGCCATCATGCAGTGGTACCCCAAGTTCGCGAAGGCGACAGGCATTGGCGGAACGTTCGTCGCCTCCAACTGGGGCATGCTGCTGTGCGTGGCGGGCATCACTGGCGGCATGTTCGCGGGGGTCATCTCCGACCGGCTCTTCGACTCCCGGCGGGGGCCCGTCTCCGCGGTGCTCTACGCGGGCATGAGCGCGGGGGCCGTGGCCAGCCTCTTTCTCATCGACAGCATGATGCTGGGGTGGACGGTCATCTTCATGTCCCTGTGTGTCATTGGCGTGCACGGAATGCTCTCCGGCACGGCCAGCATGGACTTCGGGGGCAAGAAGAACGCGGGCGTCGCGGTGGGCATCATCGACGGCGCCGTCTACCTGGGCACCGCCGCGCAGTCGCTGCTGCTCGGGCGCATCCTGCCCTCGGGGGAGGCCGCCAAGAGCGCGGCCAACTGGGGCAACTGGCCCATTGCCCTGGTGCCGTTGTCCTTCGTGGGACTGCTGCTGGCCACGCGCGTGTGGAACGCCAGGCCCCAGCCGAAGGCGGCGCCCCTGCCCACGGCGGCGCCCGTGGAGACGCTTCCCTCGCCCCGGACGGGCACGGGAGGGTAATTCCGGGCTCGTCCTGACAGCTCGCGGGCTGCTCAGGCCATTTCACTGCACAGGCAGAGCGTCTGGCTGCAGGACTCGCGCGGAACGTATCTGGGGGGCTGTAGAGAGCCCGGCCATGCGATCGATCACGAACGTCCCTTCTCGGAATGCGAGGAGGCGGATTCATGCCCTCTCGTTGTTGCTGCTCTGGGTGTATGGCTGTCAGCCGGTAACGCCCGAGGAGATCTCTGGACGCGGCGGGCCCGAGGCTCCCTCTATCGGCACCACCTCGGCTTCCCTCACCAGCCAGTTCCAGGATCCATCCTCGTACGACGCGACCTGGGGCCTGCCGTTGGAGCCCAGCGCCGCGAACCTGACGCTCGCGGGCCTGGCGGCCCGGCTTGGCGAAGAATCGGAAGCCATTGTCGCGTTGCGCAAGGTGCACGAGAACTCCGCGAAGGTGCGGTTCCTGGAGGCCTACGCGCGTGACTACCCCACGTTCCTGGTGGGCAATCAGGCACTGTTGCCCAAGGGGGATGGGGTTCACCTGGAACAGAATCCCCGGGTCACGAAGGAGACGGTGAACCCCGCGGTGCATTGCAACACCACACACCTGTGCGAGGAACTGTACAACCGCAAGTCCTCCTCCACCGAGGAGTCCTCGGCGACACAGCTCGCGGACATCATCGTGTTGCTGGGATGGGATGTGGAGGTGGCAGGGCCGGTCTTCACCGAGGGCCGGTCGCTCCTCATCATCGCCGAGAACTTCCGGGGCCATGGGAATGCCATCAGCACCCAGCCCCGCTTCTTCCGGATGGCCGAGAATGAGTCCTCTCCCACGAAAGCCTCCAATGGACGCCATGGCCACCCGGGTGGGGCATTCCTGCTCTATACCAACGTGCTCGACAAGCTGAGCGTGAATGCCTCGGGAATGAACGGGGAGCCGGGACACCCGGGCACCCCGTACGTGGGCGGACAAATCACAGGCACCGAGATGGGAGGTTCCGCAAGCAGCCCCCACCTGGTGTGTTTGGGAGTCAATCCGGACAAGGATGCGCAGGATGGCGGGGATGGCAGCAACGGGGGCCGCGGGGGCACTGTCCTCGTGCGCTACGCCACCTTGATCGGAACGGGCGCGCCCCGGAAGCCGGAGAAGACGGCGCCGGTCAGCGATTGGGAGTGCTTCAGCGATCCGGCGCTGGGGTGTGAATCGGTCCGCTGCACGAACAACCCGTCCGTGTCCATCTGTGACGTTCTCACCGAGGCAGACAACAAGCAGTGCCTGGATGGGATCGACAACGATGGGGACGGGCGCCTGGACTGCTCGGACCCAGACTGCTTCGACAATCCCTTTGTCACGGTCTGCCCCATGGACCCCACGGCCACCAGCCACATCGTGGAGGGAACGCCCGAGGCTTGCAGCGATGGCTTTGGCTCGGACTGTGCCAGCACCGGGTGCAGGTATCTGGAGCAATGCGGGGGCACGGAACCCATCGGTCCTCTCTATCCCTATACGTCGGGCTTCGAGGAATCCACCAATGCCTCGTGCAGCAATGGCCTGGATGACGATGGCGATGGCTACACGGACTGCAGGGACAATGAATGCAGGTACAACTCCCTGGTGACGGTGTGCACCCGGGAGAACTCCGTCGAGGCCTGCGCCGATGGGCTGGACAATGACGGCGATGGCTACGCCGACTGCAATGACTTTGATTGTTCGCGCAACCCGTACGTGAAGGTTTGCAATGCGAGCAGCTATCCGTTCCTGGCCGAGAGCTCCAACGCGACCTGCTCCGATGGGCTGGACAATGACTCGGATCGCTACAAGGACTGCAGGGACTACCAGTGCTTGAACAACCCCCTGGTGACCGTGTGCGGGAACCAGGAGAACTCCATGGCCGAGTGTTCCGACGGGCTGGACAATGACGGCGATGGCGTGACCGATTGCTCCGAGGGGACCTGCCGCGAGAATCCCTTCTTCGGGACGTATGTGTGCACGGGGCGGATTCAGACGAACCACACCCAGGTGGTGCCGCCGCCCACCTACAACGGGGTCTACCTCTCGGCCGCCATCTCGATGAAGTCCGCCAAGGGAACGCGCGGGGCTCCAGGGGCCAAGGGCACGATGCTGACCCAGAGCCGGGTGGTCAACACCCCCCCGAGTGGGCCCATCGTCTATACCTGTCACCTCGGCCGGGAGTCCTTCAATGGCGCCAACACGGGCCAGGATGGCCTGCCGGGGGGAACCGAGCTTCGCTTCACCCCCCGCCGGTCCACCGACATCCTGCGCTCGCAGCTGTCTCCCAACCAGTGGGTCGTGAATGCCGCGCTGGGCAATGCCCACTTCAAGAACGGCAATGCGCAGAAGGCCTCGTTCCTGTTCATGCTCACGTTGATGCGCCTGCGGGGCGTGTTGGCCGACGCGGACATCGCGTCATGCGAGGAGCTTCCCGCCACGGCGTCCCTGAGGCAGCGGCAGGTCGCCCAGAATGTGTGTCCCACCCTGGGCCGGGTCCAGCTCCACTTCTCGCGCCTGAAGGCGGGCCTGGATTTCTATGGCCAGTCGAGGGAGCCACGCATCAACCCCCGTAACCGCTACCAGGCATTGCGCGAGGACTTCGATGACCGCTTCGAGTTGCTGAAGGGCAACGTCGACCGGTACCTCACCCTGTCCATCAGCCAGGATCTGGCGGCTTGGTTCAGCATCGAGGGGAGCAAGCTCCAACTGGAACTCGACAAGACGGCGTTGGAGCTGGATGCCGCCAACTTGCGGATCGATGCCGCGGAGGCTGCCCTGGATGGGCTCCTGCAAAGCATCAACCGCCGCAAGAATGAGTACGAGAACACGACCGAAGCCCTACAGACCTATGACGCCTCGAAGCAGGTCAGCCTGGGCTCCTTCTTGCTGGGGCTGGGCAAGGCGGCGCTCTCGGCCTTTGGCTCCGAGTTTCTCACCAAGGCGGGCGAGCAAGCCTTCAGCTCCCTCACCGACGCGCTTGGAGGTTGGTTTGACCAGGAGTCCGGAAAGAAGCCCGCGACGGCCGAGGGCAAAGAGGAGTCCAAGGACTTCCTCGGCTCCCTCACGGACATTGCTGGAGCCACGGCCGGCAGCGCGCTGAAGAAGGCGTTCGCGCAGATGAAGCCGGACCTCTTCAAGGTTGTCGAAGGCCTCGAGCTGTTCCCGAGGGCGCGGAGCACCATCACCAACGAGGTGTCGGCCACGGTGGCGTCCGAATCTCAGCGCCGCACCATCAATGAGTATCTGGATCTGGTGGCCAGCCTGGAGAAGGCGAAGCTGGATCTGGAGGCGGCGAAGATGGATGCCTTCACCCTGCGCTCGCATCATGCGAGCGTGCAGCGGCTCAAGCAGCAGGTGTCCGATTATGTGGGTCAGCAGGCCGCGCTCAGCGCGTTGGACCGGTTGCTGCTCCTCAAGCAGACGTATGCCATGACGATGCTGCTGCTGGATGACCTGGGCATGCGCTACTGGAATGTGGTCCGTCAGGCGCAGTACGAGAAGCTGCCGTTCTCCAGCCAGACGGGACAAAGCCTCCTGAGCGGAGACGTCATCAAGGTAGAGGCCTTCACCTTCGTCAACTTCGAGCAGATGAAGTTGCGGCTGATCGATCTGGATGCCCAGCTCAACCACTTCACGAGCGGCCAGCGCGCCCAGTACCGGCGTGTGACGGGCAATCCCTTCGTACAAGCGTCCACGGGTGAGAAGGAGGTGCTGACAGCCCTGGGGCTGGACTACCTGAACACGCCCTACCTCTTCCACGTCAACATCACCTACGACGGGCTGAACTCGACGCTGCTCAAGCACCGCATCCGGGATGTGCGCGTCAATTTCCTGGGGACGAATGGGGGGACGGCGCGCCATTCCATCTTCCTGGTGCGGGACATGCTCGACTCGTTCTATGTGGGCCGGAACGCCTCGACGGGCGAGCCGTGGATCATCGACTTCGAGCTCACGGACAAGGATCTCGCCTCCAATGGCTCGGTGCGCAGCCCCTTGCACTACCAGAGCTTCCTGGCCTGCACGGCGGTGCCTCCTTCGTGTGACTTGAGCCAGGCCTCCTGCCGCACGCCTTTCCAGGACGTGCCTACCGCGGATGCGTGCAGCATTTCCGGCCCTGTGCCGGACACGGCGGCCAACGTGACGTTCTATGACCGCAGCCTCGCGGGAAACTGGACCGTCGTCCTGCCCGCCAGCGACTACACCGCCCTTGAGACGGGCTTGGGTGGCATCCAGGGTGTCGAGGTGGTGTTCGACACGGTGGCGGTCGACCTCTAGGACGGGGAATTTGAGTGGCGGGGGAGGGGAGGACGCCGCATTTACGAAAGCCACTTTCACCTCAGGAGGCTTTCCCGTGCGTTTGGCCCTTCTCCCTGTCGCCGCCTTGCTGGCGGCCGGCTGTGCCCGGACTTCCACCCG encodes:
- a CDS encoding bifunctional metallophosphatase/5'-nucleotidase produces the protein MRCALLGLSCLLVSASCMPLMDGEEYNLAGQEVRLSILHTSDIHSRLIPYDFAPLKTDTDLGLIPEAGPFGGATRMAALLKRERQRGERVIHLDSGDCFQGAPIFNTNKGEAEFRFLSGVGLDAAVVGNHEFDAGAPNFVQKARDHAVFPLLSANYFWNDARESGNNGASAVTMPYTIRSIKGLRVGIIGMANISSLNSIVEGGNSLQATPLEQNEAARAYVDLLRPVTDLVVVVSHLGLTEDQDLVLGYEGYYEYEAARPFILRENNPWKILEWRGEEGNLKSVVRVQIPGVSGIDVIMGGHLHVVLNPPQSVIDPSGRKVLLSHSGAFAKYVGRLDLVVKVPQEPSLDGAELVSHDYRAMPLDALWCNDAMRAYYQDSFWNPGQFATNPRVRAAIEECQNLEDRWTTGLMQSYILGMDTNLQLTSIFSYAPSDVARRNNSTGGDSPLGNLTADSMRKRRRVEAEMALTNSLGIRDNLYAGVITQEAMFNVFPFENTINIMYLSGVEMQELFDFVTERSAERGCVSQAQVSGARFTMDCAQAQLNALSIPCNPDDGGAAKWCPQTDRAGHAPWQCLADQNQGRCWANPATDIQINGKPLDPRGTYRIAVNDYIAKGGSGFRVLKSNTTRIETGISLRDSLIGYMQGFCTCEDINEGRETSKTGERCGTLIDGQWTVSEQVRSFCGQAQDFKSALQKEVGSCTCGGLLSKPDDLQRCGVPDLTPEALQATCNIPPGPFTGRCSCREALAGTNPMCGTITPQLKNFCENPTAMGISGEIEDGRIGRRVK
- a CDS encoding NUDIX hydrolase, which gives rise to MRSNNTSVTDIEIIEDFSPTARCDEGFLRVRRLRCQNRRADGSASKVYRVDVVDRPRLDAVAVLVYRRGETGLEVLTRMNLRPAAFFRKGKDMALPDGRSYLRVEEIVAGLLELEDKGEEGLRHRAAEEVREEAGYVVSPEEIRLLGAGFFVAPGILSEKVFPAAVDVTGKQPQTPEGDGSPLEEGTELRWHPIEALLAACRRGEVPDAKTEIAITRLLAGQP
- a CDS encoding MFS transporter produces the protein MSSMPEWLQKLLPILILLAAIGLVFARLPKVELGHSEAFKRRRFFNWFPLGMTYAFLYMGRYNVNIATSAMGNRTTNADFGTIFFWGTIVYGVAFLLNGPLTDRLGGRKTILLSAAGSSVCNVLMGAVVYAVLTQDWQPPGGLVAVLSVLYAANMYFQSFGAVSIVKVNAAWFHVRERGLLGGVFGILISLGVYFAYDWSALIVKAAPTYWVFFVPAAILLAFVVLDYFVIRDTPGDTGHPDFDTADASSGDTGPRLGLKAVVSRMLRNPTIVVILLIEFCSGYMRNAIMQWYPKFAKATGIGGTFVASNWGMLLCVAGITGGMFAGVISDRLFDSRRGPVSAVLYAGMSAGAVASLFLIDSMMLGWTVIFMSLCVIGVHGMLSGTASMDFGGKKNAGVAVGIIDGAVYLGTAAQSLLLGRILPSGEAAKSAANWGNWPIALVPLSFVGLLLATRVWNARPQPKAAPLPTAAPVETLPSPRTGTGG